The following coding sequences lie in one Rhodospirillaceae bacterium genomic window:
- a CDS encoding AbrB/MazE/SpoVT family DNA-binding domain-containing protein — protein MTNRTGIDESCIESAIDSSGRTTLPKSVREALGIGPGDRVRYFILENNQVRLLPVRPVARLFGALKHDGPPVSLEDMECATAEGAAR, from the coding sequence GTGACGAACCGCACCGGTATCGACGAAAGTTGCATCGAATCGGCGATCGATTCGAGCGGACGAACGACTCTGCCCAAGTCCGTTCGAGAGGCGCTCGGCATCGGGCCCGGGGACCGGGTCCGCTATTTCATCCTGGAAAATAACCAAGTCCGGCTCCTGCCGGTCCGCCCGGTCGCACGGCTGTTCGGGGCGCTGAAGCACGACGGCCCGCCGGTATCGCTGGAAGATATGGAGTGCGCAACTGCCGAGGGTGCGGCGCGGTAA
- a CDS encoding AMP-binding protein has protein sequence MTDDRAAATRRAYMAVLEHYRRDFAAPGSADYWSPSLETASRDEIRAIQNAKLEKLSPFLYENSAFYRRRFDAAGMIPDDIRTVDDLPKWRPVDKKEMVADMAAHPPWGTYTTHDDAIWNDRGWTIFPTSGSTGTPRVFRYSKTDLEYWKWANSRALWSLGARPGEKVFLVVGFGPHVWGWGVLHALAHMGVPCIPGGGLTAELRCNFILRYRPTMLATLPSQLLRLGHVMRGLGHDPAQTSVTRLFTGGEPAAGIAATRRRLEEMWGAEVVEFYGCTEASPHSGGFSCSHPVRDDGTVQTHLMEDIQVWELCDPDKDMAVVPEGGRGITVCTNMNSESSSHLRFVVGDYTRFDTAPCACGRTHVRALGGFQGRADDLIVLRGIKFYPSVVEEGVRAVDGVGDEYMVRLDTTAEGIDFMRIEVEHADHASPDGVIAAVRNAVTSRIEVRVDVDVVPPDTFPKTEMKAKRVEDRRGK, from the coding sequence ATGACCGACGACCGCGCTGCCGCCACCCGCCGCGCCTATATGGCAGTCCTCGAACACTATCGCCGGGACTTCGCCGCGCCGGGCTCGGCGGACTATTGGTCGCCGAGCCTGGAGACCGCGTCGCGCGACGAAATCCGGGCCATCCAGAACGCCAAGCTGGAGAAGCTGTCGCCCTTTCTCTACGAGAACAGCGCCTTCTACCGCCGCCGGTTCGACGCCGCCGGCATGATCCCGGACGATATCCGCACGGTCGACGACCTGCCGAAATGGCGCCCGGTCGACAAGAAGGAGATGGTCGCCGACATGGCGGCCCATCCGCCCTGGGGCACCTACACCACCCATGACGACGCAATCTGGAACGATCGCGGCTGGACGATTTTTCCGACCTCGGGCTCGACCGGCACGCCGCGGGTCTTCCGCTATTCGAAGACCGACCTGGAATACTGGAAATGGGCGAACAGCCGGGCGCTGTGGTCGCTCGGCGCCCGGCCGGGCGAAAAGGTATTCCTGGTGGTCGGCTTTGGTCCGCATGTCTGGGGCTGGGGCGTGCTGCACGCGCTCGCCCATATGGGCGTGCCCTGCATTCCGGGCGGCGGGCTGACGGCGGAACTGCGCTGCAACTTCATCCTGCGCTACCGGCCGACCATGCTGGCGACCCTGCCGTCGCAACTTCTACGCCTGGGCCACGTCATGCGCGGCCTGGGCCACGATCCGGCGCAAACGTCCGTGACGCGGCTGTTTACGGGCGGTGAGCCGGCGGCCGGCATCGCGGCGACCCGCCGGCGGCTGGAGGAGATGTGGGGCGCCGAGGTGGTGGAATTCTACGGCTGCACCGAGGCTTCGCCCCATTCCGGCGGCTTCTCCTGCAGCCATCCGGTGCGCGACGACGGCACGGTCCAGACCCACCTGATGGAGGATATCCAGGTCTGGGAGCTGTGCGATCCGGACAAGGATATGGCGGTCGTGCCGGAGGGCGGGCGCGGCATCACCGTCTGCACCAACATGAACTCGGAAAGCTCCAGCCACCTGCGCTTCGTCGTCGGCGACTATACCCGCTTCGATACCGCGCCCTGCGCCTGCGGCCGGACCCATGTCCGCGCGCTCGGCGGCTTCCAGGGCCGGGCCGACGACCTGATCGTCCTGCGCGGCATCAAGTTCTATCCCAGCGTCGTGGAGGAGGGCGTGCGCGCCGTCGACGGGGTGGGGGACGAATATATGGTCCGCCTCGACACCACCGCCGAGGGCATCGACTTCATGCGCATCGAGGTGGAACATGCCGACCATGCCAGCCCGGATGGCGTCATCGCCGCCGTGCGCAACGCCGTGACCAGCCGGATCGAGGTGCGCGTCGACGTGGATGTGGTGCCGCCCGATACCTTCCCCAAGACCGAGATGAAGGCGAAGCGGGTCGAGGACCGGCGGGGGAAGTAA
- a CDS encoding Rieske 2Fe-2S domain-containing protein, whose protein sequence is METETHKSLIRRVFSHLDAGTTDRAPDILRNPVGIYTDPGRFEAEMAHILRRKSLLAGLSGRLPGPGSFLAEDLTGVPVLLMRGADGVARAFVNSCRHRGTRLLDGAGAVRRSFACPYHGWTYGPDGRLTGVPDRESFDGANLADCTLAALPCTETGGMIWIRLSGGAPADPGESLDGLAAEFAGYELAGYHHYASHRMTPAINWKMALDTFMEPYHFAVLHKETVAPIFFPNLCLYDEFGESFREYLPRRSIVEMRGRPEAEWDAVWHSAIVYYLPPNAVFVMQQDHAEVWRIFPRDGRVDRTEVHLDLYIPEPAETEKARRHWDANLDLAVRTVENEDFAAAESAYAGFASGLAEEVVYGRNEPALQGLHRRIAAMMAGQ, encoded by the coding sequence TTGGAAACAGAAACCCACAAATCGCTGATCCGCCGCGTGTTTTCCCACCTGGATGCCGGCACGACCGACCGTGCGCCGGACATCCTGCGCAACCCTGTCGGCATCTACACCGATCCGGGCAGGTTCGAGGCTGAGATGGCCCACATCCTGCGCCGCAAGAGCCTGCTGGCTGGCCTGTCGGGGCGCCTGCCCGGGCCGGGCAGTTTTCTGGCGGAGGATCTCACCGGCGTGCCGGTCCTGCTCATGCGTGGTGCCGACGGCGTGGCGCGGGCCTTCGTGAACAGCTGCCGCCACCGCGGCACCCGCCTGCTCGACGGGGCGGGCGCCGTGCGGCGCAGCTTCGCCTGCCCCTATCACGGCTGGACCTACGGCCCGGACGGGCGCCTGACCGGGGTGCCGGACCGCGAGAGCTTCGACGGCGCGAACCTCGCCGACTGCACGCTGGCCGCGCTGCCCTGCACCGAGACCGGCGGGATGATCTGGATCCGGCTGTCCGGCGGCGCGCCGGCCGATCCGGGCGAGTCGCTGGACGGCCTCGCCGCCGAATTCGCCGGCTACGAACTGGCCGGATACCACCACTACGCCAGCCACCGGATGACCCCGGCGATCAACTGGAAGATGGCGCTGGACACCTTCATGGAGCCGTACCATTTCGCCGTGCTGCACAAGGAGACGGTTGCGCCGATCTTCTTCCCCAACCTCTGCCTCTACGACGAGTTCGGCGAGAGTTTCCGGGAGTACCTGCCGCGCCGCTCGATCGTTGAGATGCGCGGGCGACCGGAGGCGGAATGGGATGCGGTCTGGCATTCCGCGATCGTCTATTACCTGCCGCCCAACGCGGTCTTCGTCATGCAGCAGGACCATGCCGAAGTATGGCGCATCTTCCCGCGCGACGGCCGGGTCGACCGGACCGAGGTTCATCTCGATCTTTACATTCCCGAGCCGGCGGAGACCGAAAAGGCCCGCCGCCACTGGGACGCCAATCTCGACCTCGCCGTGCGCACCGTCGAGAACGAGGATTTCGCCGCCGCCGAATCGGCCTATGCCGGTTTCGCCAGCGGCCTTGCCGAAGAGGTCGTCTACGGCCGCAACGAGCCCGCGCTCCAGGGGCTTCATCGCAGGATCGCGGCGATGATGGCCGGGCAGTGA
- a CDS encoding ABC transporter substrate-binding protein encodes MKKLVIGTVAATALAAGLAAPAQAENFRIGFLNTLSGGAAILGKAQLAGWQLGLELEGWKKNGDKLGGVPTDVFVGDDQRKVDVGLRAVRKWLKSERVHMVAGVIWSNILAAVQRPVIRGRRIMMSTNAGWSGMAGKNCSPYFISSSFQNDENAEAMGALLNLEGLKKVFMMAPNYQAGKDMLNGFQRTYKDGKVVGQILFKLGTRDFQAEISKVRASGADSLFIFVPGGMGIAFMKQWAASGAGQTVKLYTNYAVDYITIKPIGKAAVGTFHTLHWGPNIDNPRNAEFIKAFMAKNKRIPDMFALQAYDGARKVADGLRGVKGNFKNLKNLVKTMRAQGLNSVRGQLKYNVNGFLIQPWYKRSVVLDAKGVPQIQVNQMVSFRPDSFGNKCPKKSWN; translated from the coding sequence ATGAAAAAACTTGTCATCGGGACCGTCGCGGCGACGGCCCTTGCCGCCGGCCTTGCAGCGCCGGCGCAGGCCGAGAATTTCCGCATCGGCTTCCTCAACACGCTGTCCGGCGGCGCCGCCATTCTGGGCAAGGCCCAGCTGGCCGGCTGGCAGCTCGGCCTCGAACTCGAAGGCTGGAAGAAAAATGGCGACAAACTCGGCGGTGTGCCGACCGATGTCTTTGTCGGCGACGACCAGCGCAAGGTGGATGTCGGCCTGCGGGCGGTCCGCAAGTGGCTCAAGTCCGAGCGGGTCCATATGGTGGCCGGCGTCATCTGGTCGAACATCCTCGCTGCCGTGCAGCGCCCGGTGATCCGCGGCCGTCGGATCATGATGAGCACCAACGCCGGCTGGTCCGGCATGGCGGGCAAAAACTGCAGCCCCTACTTCATCTCGAGTTCGTTCCAGAATGACGAGAACGCCGAAGCGATGGGCGCGCTGCTGAACCTCGAAGGCCTGAAGAAGGTGTTCATGATGGCGCCGAACTATCAAGCCGGAAAGGACATGCTGAACGGCTTCCAGCGCACCTACAAGGATGGCAAGGTCGTCGGCCAGATCCTGTTCAAGCTGGGTACGCGCGACTTCCAGGCGGAAATCAGCAAGGTGCGGGCCAGCGGCGCCGACTCGCTGTTCATCTTCGTGCCCGGCGGCATGGGCATCGCCTTCATGAAACAATGGGCGGCTTCGGGCGCCGGCCAGACGGTGAAGCTCTACACCAACTACGCCGTCGACTACATTACGATCAAGCCGATCGGCAAGGCGGCCGTGGGCACTTTCCACACGCTGCACTGGGGGCCGAACATCGACAACCCGCGCAATGCCGAGTTCATCAAGGCCTTCATGGCGAAGAACAAGCGGATCCCGGACATGTTCGCGCTTCAGGCCTATGATGGCGCCCGCAAGGTCGCCGACGGGCTGCGCGGCGTGAAGGGCAATTTCAAGAACCTGAAAAACCTCGTCAAGACGATGCGCGCCCAAGGGCTCAATTCGGTCCGCGGCCAGCTCAAGTACAACGTCAACGGCTTCCTGATCCAGCCGTGGTACAAGCGCTCGGTAGTGCTCGATGCCAAGGGCGTGCCGCAGATCCAGGTGAACCAGATGGTGTCGTTCAGGCCGGACAGCTTCGGGAACAAGTGCCCGAAGAAGAGCTGGAACTGA
- a CDS encoding SDR family NAD(P)-dependent oxidoreductase, whose translation MSHTRSVIVTGAGSGIGRAVALAMQADGYNVALAGRRADELDITAARAAGGGGRMLALPTDVTDDDQVARLFARTVEEFGRLDVLFNNAGRGAPLVPMEELTPQQWRDVVDLNLTACFVCAQHAIRIMKAQDPKGGRIINNGSISAHTPRPFSAPYTSTKHGLTGLTKCIALDGRPDDITACQIDIGNAVTDMTERMVQGMQQPSGQIMVEPRMDVEHVATSVLHMANLPLDANALFMTIMATKMPHIGRG comes from the coding sequence ATGTCTCACACCCGATCCGTCATCGTTACCGGCGCCGGCTCCGGCATCGGCCGCGCGGTGGCCCTGGCGATGCAAGCCGACGGCTACAATGTCGCCCTGGCCGGCCGGCGTGCCGACGAGTTGGACATAACGGCGGCGCGCGCGGCCGGGGGCGGCGGCCGGATGCTGGCGCTGCCGACGGACGTGACCGACGACGACCAGGTCGCCCGGCTGTTTGCGCGGACCGTCGAGGAATTTGGCCGGCTCGACGTCTTGTTCAACAATGCCGGCCGCGGCGCGCCCTTGGTGCCGATGGAAGAGCTGACGCCGCAGCAGTGGCGCGACGTGGTCGACCTGAACCTGACCGCCTGCTTCGTCTGCGCCCAGCACGCCATCCGGATCATGAAGGCGCAGGACCCGAAGGGCGGGCGGATCATCAACAACGGCTCGATTTCGGCGCACACGCCGCGGCCGTTCAGCGCTCCCTATACCTCGACCAAGCACGGGCTCACCGGCCTGACCAAATGCATCGCGCTGGACGGCCGGCCCGACGACATCACCGCCTGCCAGATCGACATCGGCAACGCGGTGACGGACATGACGGAAAGAATGGTCCAGGGCATGCAGCAGCCGAGCGGCCAGATCATGGTCGAGCCGCGCATGGACGTCGAGCATGTCGCGACGTCGGTCCTGCACATGGCGAACCTGCCGCTCGACGCCAACGCGCTCTTCATGACGATCATGGCGACCAAGATGCCGCATATCGGCCGGGGCTGA
- a CDS encoding FAD-dependent oxidoreductase yields MTEGPEVLVIGAGIVGVSAALNLQRRGLRVTLADRRAPGEGASFGNAGILVPGAMVPVPVPGLMKKAPGMLLSGKGPLFLRWPYLPVMLPWLARYLANGTDRNVRRIAGALMPIIGDSLEEHLALARGTPAEAHIRAQPYLFAYRDRAAFEADGYGWAIRRAQGVGWQEYEGDAVSGLEPALGPGYRFVAALEASHGKVDGPGDYVKALAGSFVAAGGALVEAAFTGFARDGEKVTGVQFGDRVIRADRILVAAGAWSARVLKPLGLRIPLESERGYHAELWEPEGGPAHCIMLSDSKTAVTPMTGRVRLAGLVEFGGLDAGPRRAPLRAVRAGASAFPGMSWRRETEWLGHRPAPADSIPYIGAVPAWPNVYTAFGHHHVGLTGGARTGRLIADVITGATPNIDMTPYRVDR; encoded by the coding sequence ATGACCGAAGGTCCCGAAGTCCTCGTCATCGGCGCCGGGATCGTCGGCGTCAGCGCCGCGCTGAACCTGCAGCGCCGAGGCCTGCGCGTGACCCTGGCCGACCGGCGGGCGCCCGGCGAAGGCGCATCGTTCGGCAATGCCGGCATTCTGGTGCCGGGAGCCATGGTGCCGGTGCCCGTGCCGGGCCTGATGAAGAAGGCGCCGGGAATGCTGCTGAGCGGAAAGGGTCCGCTGTTTCTGCGCTGGCCGTACCTGCCGGTCATGCTGCCCTGGCTGGCCCGCTATCTCGCCAACGGGACCGACCGAAACGTCCGCCGGATCGCCGGTGCCCTGATGCCGATTATCGGCGACAGCCTGGAAGAGCACCTGGCCCTGGCACGGGGCACGCCGGCGGAGGCGCACATCCGGGCGCAACCCTATCTGTTCGCCTACCGGGACCGGGCGGCCTTCGAAGCCGATGGTTACGGCTGGGCGATCCGGCGCGCCCAGGGTGTCGGCTGGCAGGAATATGAGGGCGATGCGGTCAGCGGGCTCGAACCGGCGCTCGGGCCCGGCTACAGGTTCGTCGCCGCGCTGGAGGCGAGCCACGGCAAGGTCGACGGGCCCGGCGACTATGTGAAGGCGCTCGCCGGGAGTTTCGTCGCGGCCGGCGGCGCCCTTGTCGAGGCGGCGTTCACCGGTTTCGCCCGCGACGGGGAGAAAGTTACCGGCGTGCAATTCGGCGACCGGGTGATCCGGGCCGACAGGATTCTGGTCGCCGCCGGCGCCTGGTCGGCACGGGTGCTGAAGCCGCTGGGACTGCGGATCCCGCTCGAGAGCGAACGCGGCTACCATGCCGAACTCTGGGAACCGGAAGGCGGGCCCGCCCATTGCATCATGCTGAGCGACAGCAAGACCGCCGTCACGCCGATGACCGGCCGGGTCCGCCTCGCCGGGCTGGTCGAATTCGGCGGGCTGGACGCCGGGCCGCGCCGGGCGCCGCTGCGCGCGGTCCGGGCGGGCGCTTCGGCTTTTCCCGGCATGAGCTGGCGGCGCGAGACCGAGTGGCTGGGCCACCGCCCGGCGCCGGCCGACAGCATTCCCTATATCGGCGCCGTCCCGGCCTGGCCGAACGTGTACACGGCGTTCGGCCACCATCATGTCGGACTGACCGGTGGAGCGCGGACCGGCCGCCTGATCGCGGATGTCATTACGGGTGCGACACCGAACATCGACATGACTCCCTATAGGGTAGACAGGTAG
- a CDS encoding type II toxin-antitoxin system VapB family antitoxin, with protein MRTNIEIDDDLMAEALKASGCKTKKAAVEEGLRLLVSTRRQVRLRTLRGKLRWEGSLDKMRRDR; from the coding sequence ATGCGAACCAATATCGAGATCGACGACGACCTTATGGCGGAGGCCCTGAAAGCGAGCGGCTGCAAGACGAAAAAAGCCGCCGTGGAGGAAGGGTTGCGCCTGCTGGTGAGCACGCGGCGGCAGGTCCGGCTGCGCACCCTGCGCGGCAAGCTGCGTTGGGAAGGCTCCCTCGACAAGATGCGGCGGGACCGGTGA
- a CDS encoding PIN domain nuclease, protein MIVVDSSVWIDFFNGAATRETALLDDILGAEPVLTGDLILCEVLQGFRSGRDARRARDALDTLFFAPMVGREIALASARNYRRLRARGVTVPKTIDMLIATFCLENGHRLLHADRDFDVIEAHLGLQTV, encoded by the coding sequence GTGATCGTTGTCGACTCGTCGGTCTGGATCGATTTCTTCAACGGGGCTGCAACAAGGGAAACCGCGCTGCTCGACGACATTCTCGGCGCCGAGCCGGTTCTGACCGGCGATCTCATCCTGTGCGAGGTGCTGCAAGGTTTCCGCAGCGGCCGCGACGCCCGCCGCGCCCGCGACGCTCTCGATACATTGTTTTTTGCACCGATGGTCGGGCGGGAGATCGCTCTCGCCAGCGCCCGGAACTATCGCCGTCTGCGCGCGCGCGGCGTGACCGTGCCCAAGACGATCGACATGCTGATCGCGACCTTCTGCCTGGAAAACGGCCATCGCCTGCTCCATGCCGACCGGGATTTCGACGTCATCGAAGCCCATCTCGGCCTGCAGACCGTCTGA
- a CDS encoding helix-turn-helix domain-containing protein, translated as MAREAGQAPCARNRRYEVWRTADVAEPDRFAYFREAVCEAFMDLTPEHDRSGPFDAEVESVPLAEGAVNRVRGTPHHVRRTPAQIRRTAEQCFFLNIQLKSECIIEQDSRAVRLTPGQVALFGSDLPFRIFHPEGRDMSVASFWLPRRQVEESFADGQMPGIRRVSDHPFLGPLIASTARTLNRGARAIGPADGSLMLESLIRLAAQAGSGNRDPGVAPETLRPALLAAVLEHVESRVQDPGLSVGGVAAHFGISKRYVHKIFEPTGESFSRHVLNCRLERTAAELTAPEQARTPIAEIAYRNGFSDLSYFNRRFKAHFQATPREVRRNVRR; from the coding sequence ATGGCCCGCGAGGCCGGACAGGCGCCGTGCGCGCGGAACAGGCGGTACGAAGTTTGGCGCACCGCGGATGTCGCCGAGCCGGATCGCTTCGCCTATTTCCGCGAGGCGGTCTGCGAAGCCTTCATGGATCTGACGCCCGAACACGACCGTTCGGGCCCGTTCGACGCCGAGGTCGAATCCGTGCCGCTGGCCGAGGGCGCGGTAAACCGGGTGCGCGGCACGCCGCACCATGTCCGGCGAACGCCGGCGCAAATCCGGCGGACGGCCGAACAGTGCTTCTTCCTCAACATCCAGCTCAAGTCCGAGTGCATCATCGAGCAGGACAGCCGGGCGGTCCGGCTCACGCCCGGACAGGTCGCCCTGTTCGGCAGCGACCTGCCCTTCCGGATTTTCCACCCCGAGGGGCGCGATATGAGCGTCGCCTCCTTCTGGCTGCCGCGCCGCCAGGTCGAGGAGTCGTTTGCCGACGGACAGATGCCGGGCATCCGCCGGGTTTCGGACCATCCGTTCCTCGGCCCGCTGATCGCGTCGACCGCGCGCACCCTGAACAGGGGCGCCCGCGCCATCGGCCCCGCCGACGGCAGCCTGATGCTCGAGAGCCTGATCCGGCTGGCGGCGCAGGCCGGCTCAGGCAACCGCGATCCGGGCGTTGCGCCCGAAACGCTCCGTCCGGCCCTGCTGGCGGCCGTCCTGGAACATGTCGAGAGCCGCGTGCAGGACCCGGGCCTCTCGGTCGGCGGCGTCGCCGCGCATTTCGGCATCAGCAAACGTTACGTTCACAAAATCTTCGAGCCGACCGGCGAGTCCTTTTCCCGGCATGTGCTGAATTGCCGGCTCGAACGCACGGCTGCGGAACTGACCGCGCCGGAGCAGGCGCGGACACCGATCGCCGAGATCGCCTACCGCAACGGCTTTTCCGACCTGTCCTATTTCAACCGCCGCTTCAAGGCGCATTTCCAGGCGACGCCGCGGGAGGTGCGGCGGAACGTACGCCGTTAA
- a CDS encoding alpha/beta fold hydrolase, giving the protein MTIHRRQFMQGASAAGALAAAPTTVLAAGAPKQEVNMTTFVLIHGAWHYGALWEDVAKPLRKAGHTVHTPTLAGNGPGADVDRTVGHSDAVKSAVDYVMKNDLKDFVLLGHSYGGTIISRMAEELPDRIRRLVYWNAFVLNDGESIESVSPPHYKQLMDAIAGSGAYGPGAVKLPFPVWREAFMNDADLALAQKTYELTTPHPLRTLTDRVALKSFHELKTPRSYINCTEDIAMPPGDFAWHPRFTARLGLCRLVQMPGGHEACFTNPELLAAKIVEAGRD; this is encoded by the coding sequence ATGACCATCCACCGCAGACAGTTCATGCAAGGGGCGAGCGCGGCCGGCGCGCTGGCCGCGGCCCCGACAACCGTTCTGGCCGCCGGGGCACCGAAGCAGGAGGTAAACATGACCACATTCGTGCTGATTCACGGCGCCTGGCATTATGGCGCTTTGTGGGAGGACGTTGCGAAACCGCTGCGCAAGGCCGGGCATACCGTCCACACACCGACCCTGGCCGGCAACGGGCCGGGCGCCGATGTCGACCGGACCGTCGGGCACAGCGACGCCGTCAAGTCGGCCGTCGACTATGTCATGAAGAACGACCTGAAGGATTTCGTGCTTCTCGGCCATTCCTACGGCGGCACGATCATCTCCCGGATGGCGGAAGAGCTGCCGGACCGCATCCGCCGGCTGGTCTACTGGAACGCCTTCGTGCTGAACGACGGCGAATCGATCGAATCCGTCAGCCCGCCGCATTACAAGCAGTTGATGGACGCGATCGCCGGTTCCGGGGCCTACGGTCCGGGCGCGGTCAAACTGCCGTTCCCGGTGTGGCGCGAGGCGTTCATGAACGATGCGGACCTTGCGCTCGCCCAGAAGACCTACGAACTGACGACGCCGCATCCGCTGCGGACGCTGACCGACCGGGTGGCGCTGAAATCCTTCCACGAGTTGAAAACTCCGCGCTCCTACATCAACTGCACGGAAGACATCGCCATGCCGCCGGGAGACTTCGCCTGGCACCCGCGGTTCACGGCGCGCCTCGGCCTGTGCCGGCTGGTGCAGATGCCCGGCGGTCACGAAGCCTGCTTCACCAATCCCGAACTGCTCGCCGCCAAGATCGTCGAAGCGGGCCGGGACTGA
- the rpsD gene encoding 30S ribosomal protein S4, giving the protein MSKRLSSKEKISRRLGVNLWGRPKSPYNKREYGPGQHGQSRRRKLSDFGVQLQAKQKLKGYYGNIGEKQFRRYYDDAVRRRGDTGENLIELLERRLDATVYRMKFVPTVFAARQFINHGHILVNGKKVNIASYMVKDGDVVEIKEKSRELPLVLDAQEQVERDVPEYLTVDFEKMRGRFVRGPGLADVPYPVQMEPNLVIEFYSR; this is encoded by the coding sequence ATGAGCAAGCGCCTCTCCTCCAAGGAGAAGATTTCGCGCCGCCTGGGCGTCAATCTGTGGGGACGCCCGAAAAGCCCCTATAACAAGCGCGAGTACGGCCCCGGCCAACACGGCCAGTCGCGCCGGCGCAAACTGTCCGATTTCGGCGTCCAGCTTCAGGCCAAGCAGAAGCTGAAGGGCTATTACGGCAATATCGGCGAGAAGCAGTTCCGCCGCTACTACGATGACGCGGTGCGCCGCCGCGGCGACACCGGCGAGAACCTGATCGAATTGCTGGAGCGCCGCCTCGACGCCACGGTCTACCGCATGAAATTCGTGCCGACCGTGTTCGCCGCCCGCCAGTTCATCAACCACGGCCATATCCTGGTGAACGGCAAGAAGGTAAACATCGCGTCCTACATGGTGAAGGACGGCGACGTCGTGGAAATCAAGGAAAAGTCCCGCGAGCTGCCGCTGGTCCTCGACGCCCAGGAACAGGTCGAGCGCGACGTGCCGGAATACCTGACGGTCGATTTCGAGAAGATGCGCGGCCGGTTCGTCCGCGGCCCCGGCCTGGCGGACGTCCCCTACCCGGTCCAGATGGAACCGAACCTGGTCATCGAGTTCTACTCTCGGTAA
- the rsmA gene encoding 16S rRNA (adenine(1518)-N(6)/adenine(1519)-N(6))-dimethyltransferase RsmA yields MPESAALSDLPPLRDVVRRHGLAARRDLGQHFLLDANLTDRIARAARSPGEADLSRGTVIEVGPGPGGLTRSLLRAGARVLAIEVDVRALAALAELAARAEGRLVPVEADALEMNPQSAARKHGLPPPYRIVSNLPYNIGTPLLVRWLNDLADVERMVLMFQREVADRLTARPASKAYGRLSVLTQWLCEAAPLFGLPAAAFTPPPRVASAVVSLRPRAAPLAPADKACLERVTAAAFGQRRKMLRQSLKPLLAKPAKALLSLDIDPTARGETLTVVQFCAVARSVAAQGG; encoded by the coding sequence GTGCCGGAATCGGCGGCCCTTTCCGACCTGCCGCCGCTGCGCGATGTCGTCCGCCGGCACGGCCTCGCGGCCCGCAGGGACCTGGGCCAGCATTTCCTGCTCGACGCCAACCTGACCGACCGGATTGCCCGCGCCGCCCGCAGCCCCGGCGAGGCCGACCTGTCGCGCGGAACCGTGATCGAGGTCGGCCCCGGTCCGGGTGGCCTGACCCGCTCGCTGCTGCGCGCAGGCGCACGGGTTCTGGCGATAGAGGTCGACGTCCGGGCGCTCGCCGCCCTCGCCGAACTCGCCGCGCGCGCCGAAGGCCGGCTGGTCCCGGTCGAAGCCGACGCGCTGGAAATGAACCCGCAATCGGCGGCGCGGAAACACGGCCTGCCGCCGCCCTACCGGATCGTCAGCAACCTGCCCTACAATATCGGCACGCCCCTGCTGGTCCGCTGGCTGAACGATCTGGCGGATGTCGAACGCATGGTCCTGATGTTCCAGCGCGAAGTCGCCGACCGGCTGACCGCCCGGCCGGCGTCGAAAGCCTACGGCAGGCTTTCCGTCCTTACCCAGTGGCTGTGCGAGGCGGCGCCGTTGTTCGGCCTGCCGGCTGCCGCCTTCACGCCGCCGCCGAGAGTCGCCTCTGCCGTCGTCTCGCTGCGCCCTCGCGCAGCGCCGCTCGCGCCGGCCGACAAGGCGTGTCTCGAACGGGTCACCGCCGCGGCGTTCGGCCAGCGCCGCAAGATGTTGCGCCAGAGCCTGAAGCCGCTGCTGGCAAAGCCGGCAAAGGCACTCCTGTCGCTCGACATCGACCCGACCGCCCGGGGCGAAACCCTGACGGTTGTGCAATTTTGCGCCGTAGCCCGGTCGGTCGCGGCGCAGGGCGGGTGA